The DNA sequence GATCTTGAAGGACTCCTCGTAGACCGGGTGCGCCTCCTCCATCGGCGACTTCCAGCCGGGGAGCATCGCCGCGAGATAGATATAAGCGGTGTCGTCGTGGCGCAGCACCTTCGACATCGCGCCCGGCTCGAGCTGCACCTCACCGCTCCACCCGGCCGGCACCCACGGGATGCGCTCGGTGGCGATGCGGAGCAGCGGCTCGCCGGAGCCGGTGCCGGAGGCGAAGCCGGGCGCGCCCCAGAACCCGCAGTAGAGCACGAGGCCGCGCGGCGAGGCGGTGAGGTCGATCTCCGTGCCCGCCTTGGCGTAGACGTAGTCGTTCACCTTGAGCGGCTCGCCGTCGAGCACGCCCTCGCCGGAGAGCACGTAGATGTCGACGGCGCTCGCCAGCACGCCCCTGTGCCGGCCGGTGAGGCGGACGAGCGTGGTCTCCGCGCCGTCGGTCGCGTCCCGGCTGAGCACCTTCTTCAGCCCGCCCTGGGCGAAGCCGAACTCACCCTCGGGGACCGGCTGCCAGGGCAGGTCCTGGCTCTGGATGAAGTCGACGTCGGGCCGGTTCCACATCACATGCTCCCGGGGTCGTGCGGGGCGCCGGCCGCGCGGCGGCCGAGCAGCCGCCCGAAGCTCAGCGCCGGGGTGACGCTCATGCCGCTCACGAACGCCTTGCCGGAGAGCGTGCTGCCGCCGATCACCTCGCCCGCGGCCCACAGGTTCTGGAACGCTCCACCGGAGGTGACCACGCGCAGCTCGTTGTCGACGACGACGCCGGCCGGGCTCTTGAGCACGGTGCCGTGGTTGAGCACCGCGTAGAACGGCGGCTTGGCGATCGGGGCCGGCAGGTGGGTACGGCCGAGCGGGTCTTGGCCGGTGGCGACGGCCGCGTTGTACTCGGCCACGGTGCGGGCGAGCCCCTCCGGGTCGATGCCCGCGGCCTTGGCGAGCTCGCGCAGGTCGTCGGCCTTGGTGAAGGACGGGTGGCTCGCGAACGCGCGCTCCAGCTCCTCGGCGCTCCAGGTGGGGAACAGCGCGGGGGCGGTCTCCCGGATCGCCTCGTCGTACACCACCCAGAACTTCAGCTCGGGCTGCTCGACCAGGTGGCGTTCCCGCAGGTCGACGCTTGGCGCGTCCTCGGCGACGAACCGCTCGCCGTGCACGTTGACGTGGATCTCCCAGGGCTGCCGGGACTGCGGGGTGAGCACCGGGAAGTCGTCGAGGTGCACGGTCTCCCAGGTGCTGCCGGGCTTGAGCACGCCGCCGTAGGTGGGGAGGAACCGGTCCTGGCCGCGCACCCGGCCGCCCGCCTCGACCACCGCGAGGATGCCCGAGCCGTCGCAGTTCGGGTCGGCCGGGCCGGCGAGCGGGGCGCCCTCGGTGAGCTTGGGGAACAGCTCGGGGTTGCCCGCGTAGCCGCCGGTGGTGACGATGACCACCTGCGCGTCGATGTCCTGGAGCGTTCCATCCGGTTTGCGCACCGTCACCCCGGCGACCCGGTCCGGGCCGTCCACGCGGATCGCGACGAGCTCGGTGTTGAGCTCGAGCGTCGCCGAGCCCGCGCACGCCTTCTCGAACTCGCGGGCGAGCACGTCGAGGATCGACCTGCCCGCGTTGCGGCCCCAGTAGGTGCGGGGCAGCAGGTACGCCTCGTGGAAGTGGAGGACCGTCGGGCAGTCCGGGTCCATGTCGAAGTCGTGCGCCATCAGCCACTCGACGGTGCGGGGCGCGTGGTCCACCGCGAGCCGGACCAGGCCGGGGTCCGCGGTGTTCTTGCTGATCCGCATGACGTCCTCGAAGTGCAGGTCCGGGCTGTCGAGGATGCCCTTGCGCCGCTGCAGGGACGTCCCGCCCGCGGAGAGCTGGCCCCACGAGCGCCACAGCGTGCCGCCGATGCGGTCGGCCTTGTCGATGACCGTGACCCGCAGCCCCTGGGCCGCCGCCTCGATGGCCGCGGGAAGGCCGGCCGTACCGGCGCCGACCACCACGACGTCCGTCGTCATACGCTCTCCTCGGGGGCCGAGTAGTGCGACATGTGCCTGACCTCTCAGATCGCGTCGAGGAACTCGGTGGTGACGAAGTCGCTGACCGGCCGGGACGTGTCCTTGATGATCCCGGACTTGCGCATCAGGTCGATGCCCTTCTCCCAGGCGGCCAAGTCGATGGAGAGGAAGTCGCCGTTGGCGGGCTTGGACACCTTGAGCTCGGCCTCGAGCTTGGCCTTGGCGAGCGCCTTGTCGGAGACCTCGATCTCGTTGTACTTGCCGACCGCCTCGAGCACCTTGTCGTGGTTGGCCGGGTCGGCCATGAAGTTCCAGGCCTTGCGGCAGGCGCGCAGGAAGCCGGTGATCGCCTCCTTCTCCTTCTGCGCCACCTCCTTGGTGACGAAGTAGGAGTCGCCCGGCATCGGCGCGAACTGGTCGGTGTTGAGGTAGTGGAGCTCGATGTTCTTCTGCCGGAACGCGGTCTCCGAGCCGATGTAGGTGATGAACCCGTCCACCTCGCCGCGGGTGAGGAACTCCAGCGAGCTGACGTCCGCGCCGGTGACGACCTTCTTCACCTTGGTCGGGTCGAGGCCGACGGCGACCGACATCGCGTCGAGCAGCAGCTCGGTGGACCCGCCCTTGGAGATGACGCCGATCGTCTTGCCCTGCCACTGCTCGGGGTGGGTGAGCGGCTTGTCGGGCGCGGACGCGACGCTGTACTGGCTGACCTGGTCCTTCTGCCCGATCGTGACGATCTCGGTGTTCTGGTCCGCGATGAGCGGGCAGGTGATGATCGACGCGGCCTTGCCGAACATCGCCTGGCCGGCGGCGACCTGTGAGACGGAACTCGCGGTGCCGGTACCGCCGATGGCGGTGATGTACAGGCCCTCCTCGGCGAAGTAGCCCTCGTGCTGCGCCACGTAGACGTCGGCGTGGGCGATGATGTGCTGGAACGGGGTGACGTAGACGAGGTTGCGGAGGTTGTCGGCGGCGGAGCCGGGGGAGCCCGCCGACTCGGTGCCGGACGAGCCGCCGGCACCGCAGGCCACGAGGAACTGGCTACCGGCCAGGGTGGTGACGAGGAACCCGGCACCGGTGAGGAACTTGCGGCGATCCATGGTGTGTTCCTGTTCTCACAGTTTCAGAGCGAGGTGGGGCGACCGGACGACTCGTGCCAGGGGATGGCGAAGCGCCGGATGGCCGCCGTGATGGCGTAGAGGAGGAAGCCGAGCACGGTCATCACGATCACGACCGCGAAGAGCATGTCGGTACGGAGACCGGAGAGCATGGTCACGGCGAGCGCGCCCAGACCCTCGTCGCCGCCGAGGTACTCGCCGACCACGGCACCGGTGATGGCGAAGACGATGCCGAGCTCGATGCCGGTGAGCACGTACGGCAGCGCGGA is a window from the Thermopolyspora flexuosa genome containing:
- a CDS encoding FAD-dependent oxidoreductase translates to MTTDVVVVGAGTAGLPAAIEAAAQGLRVTVIDKADRIGGTLWRSWGQLSAGGTSLQRRKGILDSPDLHFEDVMRISKNTADPGLVRLAVDHAPRTVEWLMAHDFDMDPDCPTVLHFHEAYLLPRTYWGRNAGRSILDVLAREFEKACAGSATLELNTELVAIRVDGPDRVAGVTVRKPDGTLQDIDAQVVIVTTGGYAGNPELFPKLTEGAPLAGPADPNCDGSGILAVVEAGGRVRGQDRFLPTYGGVLKPGSTWETVHLDDFPVLTPQSRQPWEIHVNVHGERFVAEDAPSVDLRERHLVEQPELKFWVVYDEAIRETAPALFPTWSAEELERAFASHPSFTKADDLRELAKAAGIDPEGLARTVAEYNAAVATGQDPLGRTHLPAPIAKPPFYAVLNHGTVLKSPAGVVVDNELRVVTSGGAFQNLWAAGEVIGGSTLSGKAFVSGMSVTPALSFGRLLGRRAAGAPHDPGSM
- a CDS encoding ABC transporter substrate-binding protein, encoding MDRRKFLTGAGFLVTTLAGSQFLVACGAGGSSGTESAGSPGSAADNLRNLVYVTPFQHIIAHADVYVAQHEGYFAEEGLYITAIGGTGTASSVSQVAAGQAMFGKAASIITCPLIADQNTEIVTIGQKDQVSQYSVASAPDKPLTHPEQWQGKTIGVISKGGSTELLLDAMSVAVGLDPTKVKKVVTGADVSSLEFLTRGEVDGFITYIGSETAFRQKNIELHYLNTDQFAPMPGDSYFVTKEVAQKEKEAITGFLRACRKAWNFMADPANHDKVLEAVGKYNEIEVSDKALAKAKLEAELKVSKPANGDFLSIDLAAWEKGIDLMRKSGIIKDTSRPVSDFVTTEFLDAI